Proteins encoded within one genomic window of Triticum aestivum cultivar Chinese Spring chromosome 2D, IWGSC CS RefSeq v2.1, whole genome shotgun sequence:
- the LOC123050840 gene encoding protein NRT1/ PTR FAMILY 5.10-like, protein MQGYGMITLASTLPAESSLPVGDIHSSSGPSSLQVAFFYASLYIIALAQGADKPCALAFAADQFDAEHPRERASRSSLFNWWFFSMAVGISIAVAVVSYIQENVGWGIGFGMLCAIMICTFIVFLSGTPTYRFCAPTIDAESPFARLGRSLTTLVKSSSFALCRKGHQDKDTAANSEEARSMLRLLPIWAACLAYGVVYAQIMTLFNKQGRTLDRRVFGGLELPPAALRTLGPASILLFVPIYDRLLVPALGRVTGKPSGLTLLQRMGAGMAVSMGAIMGIGGFISSALISVIDGVTRSGGGDGWFADNLNHAHLDYFYWLLAGLSAAELVLFLWLASSYTYNNSHKRIQH, encoded by the coding sequence ATGCAGGGATACGGCATGATCACTCTAGCGTCCACTCTGCCGGCGGAAAGCTCTTTGCCGGTTGGCGACATCCATTCGTCTTCGGGCCCTTCGTCACTACAAGTGGCCTTCTTCTATGCCTCGCTCTACATAATCGCCCTTGCGCAGGGTGCCGACAAGCCATGCGCCTTGGCCTTCGCAGCCGACCAATTTGATGCCGAGCACCCCAGAGAGCGTGCATCCCGTAGCTCCCTCTTTAATTGGTGGTTCTTCTCGATGGCTGTCGGCATCTCCATCGCTGTTGCCGTCGTCAGCTACATCCAGGAGAACGTCGGTTGGGGAATCGGCTTTGGCATGCTTTGTGCCATCATGATTTGTACCTTCATCGTATTCCTCTCTGGCACCCCTACCTATCGCTTCTGCGCGCCCACCATCGACGCCGAGAGCCCCttcgcccgcctcggccgcagcctTACCACGCTCGTCAAAAGCTCGAGCTTCGCCTTATGTAGGAAAGGACACCAAGACAAGGATACCGCGGCCAACTCCGAGGAGGCGCGCAGCATGCTCCGACTCCTGCCGATCTGGGCGGCGTGCCTGGCGTATGGTGTTGTGTACGCGCAAATCATGACGCTATTCAACAAGCAGGGCCGCACCTTGGATCGCCGCGTCTTCGGAGGCCTTGAGCTGCCGCCGGCCGCACTTCGGACACTGGGGCCGGCGAGCATCCTTTTGTTTGTCCCCATATACGACCGTTTGTTGGTGCCGGCACTCGGGCGCGTGACAGGCAAGCCATCGGGGTTGACGCTGCTGCAGCGCATGGGCGCGGGCATGGCGGTGTCAATGGGCGCGATCATGGGCATCGGCGGCTTCATCAGCAGCGCCCTCATCTCGGTCATCGACGGCGTCACCCGGAGTGGAGGTGGCGACGGCTGGTTCGCCGACAACCTCAACCACGCCCACCTCGACTACTTCTATTGGCTGCTCGCCGGTCTCTCGGCCGCTGAGCTCGTGCTCTTCCTTTGGCTCGCCAGCTCCTACACCTACAACAACAGCCACAAGAGGATTCAGCACTGA
- the LOC123050841 gene encoding mixed-linked glucan synthase 2-like — protein sequence MAAAVTRRSNALRVDVPGGEAVAVSVAADSPVAKRGLGAKDDVWVAADEGGIMSGDGNRPLLFRTMKVKGSILHPYRFLMLVRLVAVVAFFKWHVEHKNQDSVWLWTASMTADPWFGFSWLLNQLPKLNPIKRVPDLADRHDDATLPRIDVFVTTVDPVDEPVLYTVNTILSILAADYPIDNYACYISDDGGTLVHYEAMVQVASFAALWVPFCRKHCVEPRSPESYFGIKTRSYIGGMAGEFMRDHRRVRREYEEFKVRIDSLSTTIRQRSDAYNSSNKGGVSATWMADGTHWPGTWVEQAENHRRGQHAGIVQVLLDHPSCKPQLGSPASTDNPFDFSNIDTRLPMLVYISREKRPGYDNQKKAGAMNVMLRVSVLLSNAPFVINFDCDHYINNSQALRAPMCFMLDPHDGQNTAFVQFPQRFDDVDPTDRYANHNRVFFDGTMLALNGLQGPTYLGTGTMFRRVSLYGIEPPRYRAENTKLVRKTGEFGYSTSFVNSVPDAAIQDRSITPVLVDEHLRKDLATLMTCAYEDGSSWGRDAGWVYNIATEDVVTGFRIHRQGWRSMYCSMEPAAFRGTAPINLTERLYQVLRWSGGSLEVFFSHSNALIASRRLHPLQRIAYLNMSTHPIVTVFILSYNFFPVMWLFSEQLYIQRPFGMYMGYLVAIIAMVHLIGMFEVRWSGITLLDWFRNEQFYMIGATGVYPTAVLYMLLKLATGKGIYFRLTSKQTEACSNDKFADLYTVRWVPLLIPTTAVIIVNVAAVGAAIGKAATWGFFTDEARHALLGMVFNMGILVLLYPFALGIMGKWAKRPIILFIVLVMAISVVGLLYVSLHAPYTGEWSQVAVSLGKASLTGPSGSG from the exons ATGGCTGCGGCAGTCACTCGCAGATCCAACGCCCTCCGCGTTGACGTCCCTGGCGGTGAGGCCGTTGCCGTCTCTGTCGCGGCGGACTCCCCCGTGGCCAAACGGGGCCTTGGCGCCAAGGACGACGTGTGGGTTGCCGCCGATGAGGGAGGCATCATGTCCGGCGACGGCAACCGGCCTCTGCTGTTCCGGACCATGAAGGTCAAGGGAAGCATCCTGCACCCTTACAG GTTCTTGATGCTCGTGCGCTTGGTCGCCGTCGTCGCCTTCTTCAAGTGGCATGTGGAGCACAAGAATCAAGACAGTGTGTGGCTCTGGACCGCGTCCATGACTGCGGATCCTTGGTTTGGCTTCTCATGGCTCCTCAACCAGCTCCCCAAGCTCAACCCCATCAAGCGCGTCCCGGACCTCGCAGACCGGCATGACGATGCCACCCTTCCAAGGATTGACGTCTTCGTCACCACAGTCGATCCTGTGGATGAACCTGTCCTATACACCGTAAACACCATCCTCTCCATCCTCGCCGCCGACTACCCTATCGACAATTACGCCTGTTACATCTCGGATGACGGTGGCACGTTGGTGCACTACGAGGCGATGGTCCAGGTTGCCAGTTTTGCTGCGTTGTGGGTCCCATTTTGCCGGAAGCATTGTGTCGAGCCAAGGTCCCCAGAGAGCTATTTTGGGATCAAGACACGGTCATACATCGGGGGTATGGCAGGAGAATTCATGAGGGATCATAGGCGCGTCCGCAGAGAATACGAGGAGTTCAAGGTGAGAATAGACTCCCTTTCTACGACCATCCGCCAACGATCTGATGCCTACAACTCGAGTAACAAAGGTGGTGTAAGTGCCACTTGGATGGCTGATGGAACACACTGGCCGGGCACATGGGTTGAGCAAGCCGAGAACCACCGAAGAGGACAACATGCTGGAATTGTTCAG GTCCTACTAGACCATCCAAGCTGTAAACCACAACTTGGATCACCCGCGAGCACCGACAATCCATTTGACTTCAGCAACATTGACACGAGACTCCCCATGCTCGTCTACATTTCCCGAGAGAAGCGCCCTGGTTATGACAACCAAAAGAAGGCAGGCGCCATGAACGTGATGCTCCGTGTGTCCGTGCTGCTCTCCAACGCACCCTTCGTCATCAACTTTGACTGTGACCACTACATCAACAACTCGCAAGCTCTTCGTGCCCCTATGTGCTTCATGCTCGATCCTCATGATGGTCAGAACACGGCGTTCGTCCAATTCCCGCAACGGTTTGACGACGTCGACCCAACTGATCGCTACGCCAACCACAACCGTGTCTTCTTCGACGGCACCATGCTTGCGCTCAACGGCCTCCAAGGTCCTACCTACCTCGGCACCGGCACCATGTTCCGTCGTGTCTCGCTCTATGGCATCGAGCCGCCACGCTATAGAGCAGAGAACACTAAACTTGTGCGTAAGACAGGTGAGTTCGGTTACTCGACGTCGTTCGTCAACTCGGTGCCGGATGCCGCGATCCAAGATCGATCTATCACCCCGGTGCTGGTCGACGAGCACCTCAGAAAGGACCTAGCTACCTTGATGACGTGTGCTTACGAGGACGGGAGCTCATGGGGGAGAGATGCCGGGTGGGTGTACAACATCGCGACGGAGGACGTGGTGACAGGATTCCGCATTCATCGGCAAGGGTGGCGTTCCATGTACTGCTCCATGGAACCCGCGGCATTTCGTGGAACGGCTCCGATCAACCTCACCGAGCGCCTCTACCAGGTGCTTCGGTGGTCTGGTGGGTCCCTCGAGGTGTTCTTCTCCCATAGCAATGCCCTCATCGCCAGCCGCCGGCTCCACCCTCTGCAGCGCATCGCCTACCTCAACATGTCGACGCACCCGATCGTTACGGTGTTCATCTTGTCCTACAACTTCTTCCCGGTCATGTGGCTCTTCTCCGAGCAGCTCTACATCCAGAGGCCATTCGGCATGTACATGGGATACCTCGTCGCCATCATAGCGATGGTGCACTTGATCGGCATGTTCGAGGTAAGATGGTCAGGGATCACGTTGCTAGACTGGTTCCGCAACGAGCAGTTCTACATGATCGGGGCGACGGGCGTGTACCCAACAGCGGTGCTCTACATGTTGTTGAAGCTCGCCACGGGAAAGGGAATATACTTTAGGCTCACATCCAAGCAGACAGAGGCCTGCTCCAACGACAAGTTCGCCGATCTCTACACAGTGCGATGGGTGCCGCTGCTGATCCCGACCACCGCAGTGATCATCGTCAATGTCGCAGCCGTCGGGGCGGCGATAGGCAAGGCGGCGACATGGGGCTTCTTCACAGACGAGGCGAGACATGCGCTTCTCGGGATGGTATTCAACATGGGGATCCTCGTGCTCCTCTACCCATTTGCACTTGGCATCATGGGGAAGTGGGCGAAGAGACCCatcatcttgttcattgtgttggtCATGGCCATCAGCGTCGTCGGGCTCTTGTATGTCTCGCTCCACGCCCCGTACACAGGAGAATGGTCACAAGTTGCCGTTTCTCTTGGGAAAGCATCGCTGACCGGGCCATCTGGATCTGGGTAG